Proteins encoded within one genomic window of Thiothrix litoralis:
- a CDS encoding complex I subunit 5 family protein, producing the protein MMSEALLGVIAVPLLASLLAVLWGKRAHQVGVVALAVSVTMAVMLALQVSQYGVQTLAAGGWGAGLGIVLYADGLAVLMVLMASMVMLGAGVYAWQYFPDVASRAHFWPLWLLLATALNALFVAGDLFNIYVTLELLGLSAATLAGLGGGREALVSALRYLLVGLVGSMLYLVGIGLLYAGYGSLDMRQVAAVMQPEPLAWVAVLLLCAGLMLKMALFPLHFWLPPAHSNAPAPVSAVLSALVVKAAFYLLLRFWLELFPPVIRDGWLADALGVLGAIAVLWGAWSALRAERLKLLAAYSTVAQLGYLMLFLPLLAVADAASREVLLGALVVFALTHAFAKSALFLVAGTLLHHAGHDRIRELGGMAQQLPVATFVMALAGIALIGLPPSGTFIGKWQLLVAAFASGQWWWAVVIAVGTLLASAYVFRLLGHVFGHLPAVRVSVVSLLREAPALLLVLVATFGLGLGASGIWHWLGIRVMEAGL; encoded by the coding sequence ATGATGAGTGAGGCGCTGTTAGGCGTGATTGCCGTGCCGTTGTTGGCGAGTTTGCTGGCGGTGTTGTGGGGAAAACGCGCTCATCAAGTGGGTGTAGTCGCTTTGGCGGTGAGTGTCACGATGGCAGTGATGCTGGCGTTGCAAGTTAGTCAGTACGGGGTGCAAACCCTTGCAGCGGGAGGCTGGGGTGCTGGGTTGGGCATCGTATTGTATGCTGATGGGCTGGCCGTGTTGATGGTGTTGATGGCAAGCATGGTGATGTTAGGCGCGGGGGTGTATGCGTGGCAGTATTTTCCTGATGTCGCGAGCCGCGCCCATTTCTGGCCGTTGTGGTTGTTATTGGCAACTGCCTTGAATGCGCTGTTTGTCGCCGGGGATTTGTTCAATATTTACGTGACGTTGGAATTGCTGGGTTTGTCGGCAGCAACACTGGCGGGCTTGGGTGGCGGGCGTGAGGCATTGGTGTCGGCATTGCGTTACCTGCTGGTGGGGTTGGTGGGGTCGATGCTGTATCTGGTGGGCATTGGCTTGCTGTATGCGGGGTATGGCAGTCTGGATATGCGTCAGGTCGCAGCCGTGATGCAGCCTGAGCCGCTGGCATGGGTGGCCGTATTGCTACTGTGCGCTGGGCTGATGCTGAAAATGGCCTTGTTCCCGCTGCATTTCTGGTTGCCTCCGGCGCATTCCAACGCGCCTGCGCCGGTGAGTGCGGTGTTATCTGCTTTGGTCGTGAAGGCGGCTTTCTATCTGTTGTTGCGTTTCTGGCTGGAGTTGTTCCCACCCGTGATACGTGATGGCTGGTTGGCCGATGCGCTCGGGGTGTTGGGGGCAATAGCAGTGTTGTGGGGGGCGTGGTCAGCCTTGCGGGCGGAGCGCTTGAAATTGCTGGCGGCGTATTCAACGGTGGCGCAATTGGGGTATCTCATGCTGTTTTTGCCCTTGCTGGCGGTGGCTGATGCGGCGAGTCGTGAAGTATTGCTGGGGGCGTTGGTGGTGTTTGCCCTGACCCATGCGTTTGCCAAGTCTGCGCTGTTTTTGGTGGCGGGGACATTGTTGCACCATGCGGGGCATGACCGTATCCGTGAACTGGGGGGGATGGCGCAACAGTTACCCGTAGCAACCTTCGTGATGGCTTTGGCGGGGATTGCGCTGATTGGTTTGCCGCCGAGTGGCACGTTTATTGGCAAGTGGCAGTTACTGGTGGCAGCATTTGCCAGCGGGCAATGGTGGTGGGCGGTGGTGATCGCCGTGGGTACATTGTTGGCAAGTGCTTATGTGTTCCGTTTGCTGGGGCATGTGTTCGGGCATTTGCCTGCGGTGCGGGTGTCGGTGGTGTCGTTGTTGCGGGAAGCACCGGCGTTACTGTTGGTGTTGGTGGCAACGTTTGGGTTGGGCTTGGGTGCATCAGGCATTTGGCATTGGCTGGGTATTCGGGTGATGGAGGCAGGCTTATGA
- a CDS encoding NADH-quinone oxidoreductase subunit K, which produces MTLSSHELYVFAGVCLLAVGLWGAWLHAEPLRKVISVNVMGAGVFLLLITLAYRGENVSPDPLLHALVLTGIVVAISATALAVALIRRLEDTDDE; this is translated from the coding sequence ATGACGCTTTCCAGTCATGAATTGTATGTGTTCGCTGGCGTATGCCTATTGGCAGTGGGCTTGTGGGGGGCATGGTTGCACGCTGAACCGTTGCGCAAGGTCATTAGTGTGAATGTGATGGGCGCGGGGGTATTTCTGTTGCTGATTACCTTGGCGTATCGGGGCGAAAATGTGTCGCCCGACCCGTTGTTGCACGCTTTGGTGCTGACCGGCATTGTGGTGGCGATCAGTGCAACGGCGTTGGCGGTGGCGTTGATCCGCCGTCTGGAGGACACGGATGATGAGTGA
- a CDS encoding hydrogenase subunit MbhD domain-containing protein — translation MPIDTVWQWQDLLLASLVVLLGMVSTLTRDRRLAILLFVVLGLVLALLWARLYAPDVALAEAAIGAGVSGALLVSTLRGRRKSPDALLFTAPLQWLAGVAVMLLGVAVAWGLLSVLVTGNGWRLGEQVYAHLPESGVSNPVTAVLLNFRAYDTLLELAVLLVAVLGIRALGKPQPAYVAEATLTDLAVWLVPVLIVMAGYVLWAGAHAPGGAFQAGALLGGAGIVLVLAGKRWGGLPLRPLYLHGGLVVGTGIFLLVGVGLAWWGEGFLRYPEGQAGVWILLIEGAATLSIGMTLVLAFMGGIPPRQEDKI, via the coding sequence ATGCCGATTGATACTGTATGGCAATGGCAGGATCTGCTGTTGGCGAGTTTGGTGGTATTGCTGGGAATGGTGTCTACCCTGACCCGTGATCGGCGGCTCGCTATCCTGTTATTTGTGGTGTTGGGTCTGGTGCTGGCTTTGCTGTGGGCGCGGCTGTATGCCCCAGATGTGGCTTTAGCAGAAGCCGCGATTGGCGCTGGGGTTAGCGGTGCATTGCTGGTGTCTACTTTACGTGGGCGACGCAAATCACCCGATGCGCTGTTGTTCACTGCCCCGCTACAGTGGTTGGCAGGTGTGGCGGTGATGTTGCTGGGTGTCGCGGTGGCGTGGGGTTTACTGTCGGTGCTGGTCACCGGTAATGGCTGGCGCTTGGGTGAACAGGTGTATGCGCATCTGCCTGAGAGCGGTGTTAGTAATCCGGTGACGGCGGTGCTGTTGAATTTTCGGGCTTACGATACCTTGCTGGAGCTGGCGGTATTGCTGGTGGCAGTGCTGGGGATTCGCGCTTTGGGTAAGCCGCAGCCAGCGTATGTGGCGGAAGCGACTTTAACTGATTTGGCGGTGTGGCTGGTGCCGGTGCTGATCGTGATGGCGGGATATGTGTTGTGGGCTGGGGCGCACGCCCCCGGTGGCGCATTTCAGGCGGGCGCATTGCTGGGTGGTGCGGGTATTGTATTGGTGCTGGCGGGTAAGCGCTGGGGTGGTTTGCCGTTACGTCCGTTGTATTTGCACGGCGGGTTGGTGGTCGGTACGGGGATATTCCTGTTGGTCGGGGTGGGTTTGGCATGGTGGGGTGAGGGTTTTCTGCGTTATCCCGAGGGGCAGGCTGGGGTGTGGATTTTGTTGATTGAAGGGGCGGCAACGCTGTCGATTGGCATGACCTTGGTACTGGCTTTCATGGGAGGAATTCCACCACGGCAAGAGGATAAAATATGA
- a CDS encoding monovalent cation/H(+) antiporter subunit G, translating into MIDWLTVILVSAGVFFYWSGSVGLLRLPDTYSRLHALTKVDNLGLGLLVAGLLLQAPDGWWAGKVLLVWVLALLASAVNAYLIANSLRRRERDAD; encoded by the coding sequence ATGATTGATTGGCTGACCGTGATATTGGTGAGTGCTGGTGTGTTTTTCTACTGGTCGGGTAGCGTGGGCTTATTGCGTTTGCCAGACACATACTCGCGGCTACATGCCTTAACCAAGGTGGATAATTTGGGGCTGGGTTTATTGGTGGCAGGTTTGCTGTTGCAAGCCCCGGACGGCTGGTGGGCAGGCAAAGTGCTGCTGGTCTGGGTGCTGGCTTTGCTTGCCAGTGCGGTGAATGCCTATCTGATTGCCAATAGCTTGCGGCGGAGAGAACGAGATGCCGATTGA
- a CDS encoding monovalent cation/H+ antiporter complex subunit F, whose amino-acid sequence MMQVFWGLVILALLLALLTGLVAILSRNSTVEWVMAAQLLGTSGVGILLVLGVSLPLPVLVDVALVLVVLAVLVTAVFTRRQAQRGQHD is encoded by the coding sequence ATGATGCAAGTCTTTTGGGGATTGGTAATACTGGCCTTGCTGCTGGCTTTGCTGACAGGGTTGGTGGCGATTTTATCGCGCAATTCCACCGTCGAGTGGGTAATGGCAGCGCAATTGCTGGGAACATCGGGTGTTGGTATTCTGCTGGTGTTGGGGGTGAGTTTGCCGCTGCCCGTCTTGGTGGATGTAGCCTTGGTGCTGGTGGTATTGGCGGTGTTGGTGACAGCCGTGTTTACCCGTCGGCAGGCGCAGCGGGGGCAGCATGATTGA
- a CDS encoding Na+/H+ antiporter subunit E: MPRITFSLSRSLSVLAILTVFWWLLVAGDVGSWILGVPTVLLAWLAYRQLYLAKSSSVSQVGTAVSWFGVLRFVSFFLLESIRGGVDVAWRVWLPRIPIHPEFLVYPIHLPAGTARTLFIYSIGLLPGTLSAELGEDGQLHIHALIVDASTQEGLVRVEQRIADVFGLDVGKVG; this comes from the coding sequence ATGCCGAGAATTACATTCTCCTTGTCCCGATCGTTATCTGTTTTAGCCATACTGACGGTGTTTTGGTGGTTGTTGGTAGCCGGTGATGTTGGTTCGTGGATACTGGGTGTGCCGACGGTATTGCTGGCATGGCTGGCTTATCGTCAATTGTATCTGGCTAAATCATCATCTGTGTCACAGGTGGGAACAGCCGTTTCATGGTTTGGTGTGTTGCGCTTCGTCTCCTTTTTTTTATTGGAGTCCATCCGTGGTGGTGTGGATGTGGCGTGGCGTGTGTGGTTGCCGCGCATTCCGATACACCCTGAGTTCCTCGTTTATCCTATCCATTTGCCAGCGGGTACAGCGCGTACCTTGTTCATTTATTCTATCGGCCTGTTGCCAGGAACCCTGAGTGCGGAATTGGGTGAGGATGGGCAGTTACATATACACGCACTGATAGTGGATGCGTCAACGCAGGAAGGTTTGGTACGCGTGGAACAGCGGATTGCTGATGTATTTGGTTTGGACGTGGGGAAGGTTGGATGA
- a CDS encoding phosphate-starvation-inducible PsiE family protein, with the protein MFVVLMKNFEKFITLALIVMMLIVVALSTMELGWLLYKDVFNPPLFVLDTAELLEIFGFFLMILIGLELLETMKEYYLHGKIGLHVIIAIALIALGRKIITLDIDKYQPLALIGVGVIIASLVGGYWVIKCADSSK; encoded by the coding sequence ATGTTTGTTGTGTTAATGAAGAATTTCGAGAAATTCATCACGCTTGCCCTGATTGTGATGATGCTTATTGTTGTTGCCTTGTCTACCATGGAATTGGGTTGGTTACTGTATAAGGATGTTTTCAATCCTCCTTTGTTTGTACTTGATACGGCGGAGTTGTTGGAAATTTTTGGTTTCTTCCTGATGATCCTGATCGGTCTGGAATTACTGGAAACCATGAAGGAGTACTACCTTCATGGCAAAATTGGCCTGCATGTCATTATTGCCATTGCGCTGATTGCCTTGGGACGAAAAATTATCACGCTGGATATTGACAAGTACCAGCCACTAGCACTTATCGGCGTTGGGGTGATTATTGCCTCGTTAGTGGGTGGCTACTGGGTTATTAAGTGTGCTGATAGCTCAAAGTAG
- a CDS encoding DUF2189 domain-containing protein, which yields MQSISTEQPFTEYPVRQVELADIPKWLRQGAQDIKANPWSSLLYGIIFALVGVGMSLLSANNPGFFMATAAGFMLWGPFLALGLYDLSLRREHGDPVNFLKSTLALKRNPVNLLLYSALLGVLVLLWLRMSSIVLDVFLQDTAAAEQHSYIGFMAALLGSKMGWLFTLSFMSVGLMFALVSFVTGVATVPMLLERKVSLVTALNTSIRAILTNWKVMLAWGATIALIIGAGLLPFSLGLIIAMPLISYASWHAYRDMVATV from the coding sequence ATGCAATCCATCAGCACCGAACAGCCGTTCACTGAGTACCCCGTGCGTCAGGTCGAATTGGCCGATATTCCCAAGTGGTTACGGCAGGGGGCGCAGGATATTAAGGCCAACCCGTGGTCCAGCCTGTTGTATGGCATCATCTTTGCGCTGGTGGGGGTGGGCATGAGCCTGTTGTCTGCCAATAATCCCGGTTTTTTTATGGCGACAGCAGCGGGTTTCATGTTGTGGGGGCCGTTCCTTGCGCTGGGTTTATACGATTTAAGCCTGCGGCGTGAACACGGCGATCCGGTCAATTTTTTGAAGTCTACGCTGGCGTTAAAGCGTAACCCGGTCAATTTACTGCTGTACTCTGCGTTGCTGGGGGTGCTGGTGTTGTTGTGGTTACGGATGTCGTCCATCGTGCTGGATGTGTTCCTGCAAGATACGGCAGCAGCGGAGCAGCATAGTTATATTGGTTTTATGGCGGCACTGCTGGGGTCAAAAATGGGTTGGCTGTTCACGCTGTCGTTTATGTCGGTCGGGTTGATGTTTGCACTCGTGTCATTCGTGACGGGTGTGGCTACTGTGCCGATGTTGCTGGAACGCAAGGTGAGTCTGGTGACGGCCTTGAATACCAGTATCCGCGCTATCCTGACCAACTGGAAAGTGATGCTGGCGTGGGGGGCAACCATTGCGCTGATTATTGGCGCGGGTTTGTTGCCTTTTAGCCTTGGCTTGATCATTGCCATGCCTTTGATTTCTTATGCCAGTTGGCACGCTTACCGCGATATGGTGGCAACGGTCTGA
- a CDS encoding Na+/H+ antiporter subunit G, with amino-acid sequence MLDAALAVLVLVGAFFTLVGSWGLAKMPDFFMRLHGPTKASTLGVGAVLVASALYFSFNADGVSLHEVLVTLFLFMTAPVSAHMMAKAALHLKLKQVERTRSAVVESGVANSYDGTPFSRKE; translated from the coding sequence ATGTTGGATGCAGCATTGGCGGTGTTGGTTTTGGTCGGGGCGTTTTTTACGTTGGTAGGGTCGTGGGGTTTGGCAAAAATGCCGGACTTTTTCATGCGCCTGCACGGGCCAACCAAGGCGAGTACCTTGGGTGTGGGGGCGGTGTTGGTGGCTTCGGCGCTGTATTTTTCGTTCAACGCCGATGGGGTGAGCTTGCACGAAGTGTTGGTGACGCTGTTTTTGTTCATGACCGCGCCAGTGAGTGCGCACATGATGGCGAAGGCCGCTTTGCACTTGAAATTGAAACAGGTGGAGCGGACACGTTCAGCCGTGGTTGAATCAGGGGTGGCGAATTCGTATGATGGAACCCCATTCAGCAGGAAAGAATAA
- a CDS encoding K+/H+ antiporter subunit F — MLSMVLPLAFGMVSLALLLSLYRLLVGPSVPDRILALDTLYLNTIALLILFGLMQGSPLYFEAALLIAVMGFVGTIALSKYLLRGDIME; from the coding sequence ATGTTAAGCATGGTATTGCCGCTGGCATTTGGCATGGTGTCGCTGGCCTTGTTGTTGAGCTTGTACCGCTTGTTGGTGGGGCCGAGTGTGCCTGACCGGATATTGGCGTTGGATACGCTTTACTTGAACACGATTGCTTTGCTGATTTTGTTTGGGTTGATGCAGGGTAGCCCTTTGTATTTTGAAGCGGCGCTGCTGATTGCGGTGATGGGTTTTGTGGGTACGATCGCGCTGAGCAAGTATTTGTTGCGCGGCGATATTATGGAGTAG
- a CDS encoding Na+/H+ antiporter subunit E, with protein sequence MWNKVLPHPLLSVFLLLVWLLLNNTVAMGHVVLGAVLALLIPLLTLGFWPERVVVRHPWVLLKFLLVVLWDIVVANLHVAALILGSARTLQPAFMVMELDIRSPLGASILANTISLTPGTVSCELSADRRQLLIHALHVDDVDASLREMKQRYERPLMEVLQVC encoded by the coding sequence ATGTGGAATAAAGTATTACCACACCCGTTATTGAGCGTGTTCCTGTTGTTGGTCTGGTTATTGCTGAACAATACCGTGGCCATGGGGCATGTGGTGTTGGGCGCGGTATTGGCGTTGCTGATCCCGTTGTTGACGTTGGGGTTTTGGCCGGAACGGGTGGTGGTGCGGCATCCGTGGGTATTGCTTAAGTTCCTGCTGGTGGTGTTGTGGGATATTGTGGTGGCAAACCTGCATGTGGCCGCGTTGATTCTGGGTTCTGCCCGCACGCTGCAACCGGCTTTTATGGTGATGGAGCTGGATATACGTTCGCCGTTGGGGGCGAGTATTTTGGCGAATACGATTTCATTGACACCGGGGACGGTTTCCTGCGAATTGTCGGCTGACCGTCGCCAGTTGTTGATTCACGCGCTGCATGTGGATGATGTGGATGCGAGTTTGCGCGAGATGAAGCAGCGTTACGAACGGCCTTTGATGGAGGTGTTACAGGTATGTTAA
- a CDS encoding monovalent cation/H+ antiporter subunit D: MMHLPILPILLPLLAGIVLLLLRPLGVKVQRMVSFGAGFALLMLAVLLFDASLSGQRQVYVLGNWSAPFGIVLVFDQLAALMLLVTAVLAVGALWYAIVTETDAQGRHFHVLFQMQLFGLNGAFLTGDAFNLFVFFEVLLLASYSLLLHGGGAKRTVAGLHYVVVNLVGSTVFLFALGALYGALGTLNIADMAVKVAALPAKREGLVMAAGLLLLVVFGLKAALFPLYLWLPAAYANTSAPVAALFAVMTKVGVYAIIRVHGTVFGAEAGNLAYFYAPWLLGLGLVTLLLAALGVMAAFQLRVQVAYLVLASVATLLIAVGLQSQAALAAGLYYLVHSTLLAGGMFLLADLIVRGRGDYADRFDPGMQMPHYQLLGGVFLLAAMAAVGLPPLSGFFGKVWILQAALPHPWHWVVLATVLLGSMLLLIALARSGSVLFYKVKAKPDAADPVITETIPAFGLSMVAVLWLLAAVPLLVVLANPVSAVMERVAAQVLDVSGYQSAVFAPAVGGK; this comes from the coding sequence ATGATGCATTTACCCATTTTGCCGATCTTGTTGCCATTGCTGGCGGGGATCGTATTGTTGTTGCTGCGCCCGCTGGGGGTGAAAGTGCAGCGCATGGTGAGTTTCGGTGCCGGGTTTGCCTTGCTGATGCTGGCGGTGTTGCTGTTTGATGCGTCATTGTCGGGGCAACGGCAGGTGTATGTACTGGGGAATTGGTCTGCACCTTTCGGGATAGTGCTGGTATTCGACCAGCTCGCTGCGTTGATGTTGCTGGTGACGGCAGTGTTGGCAGTCGGGGCGCTGTGGTATGCGATTGTTACGGAAACCGATGCGCAAGGCCGCCATTTTCATGTGCTGTTTCAGATGCAATTGTTCGGCTTGAACGGGGCATTTCTGACCGGTGATGCGTTTAACCTGTTCGTGTTTTTTGAGGTGTTGCTGCTGGCGTCCTATAGCCTGTTGTTGCATGGCGGTGGGGCAAAACGCACGGTGGCGGGGCTGCATTACGTGGTGGTGAATCTGGTGGGTTCGACGGTGTTCCTGTTTGCACTAGGGGCATTGTACGGGGCGCTGGGGACGCTGAATATCGCGGATATGGCGGTCAAAGTGGCGGCATTACCAGCAAAACGTGAAGGCTTGGTGATGGCGGCGGGCTTGCTGTTGTTGGTGGTGTTCGGGCTGAAGGCGGCGCTGTTCCCGCTGTATTTGTGGTTGCCTGCGGCGTATGCAAATACTTCAGCACCGGTGGCGGCGTTGTTTGCGGTGATGACCAAGGTCGGGGTGTACGCGATTATCCGTGTGCATGGCACGGTGTTTGGAGCGGAGGCGGGTAATCTGGCGTATTTCTATGCGCCGTGGTTGCTGGGGCTGGGTCTGGTGACGCTGTTGCTGGCAGCATTGGGCGTGATGGCGGCTTTCCAATTGCGGGTGCAGGTGGCCTATCTGGTATTGGCGTCGGTGGCGACTTTGCTGATTGCGGTGGGTTTGCAGTCGCAGGCGGCACTGGCGGCGGGGCTGTATTACTTGGTGCATTCTACCTTGCTGGCGGGGGGTATGTTCCTGTTGGCTGATTTGATCGTGCGCGGGCGTGGCGATTATGCCGACCGCTTTGACCCCGGAATGCAGATGCCGCATTACCAGCTCTTGGGTGGGGTGTTCTTGTTGGCGGCAATGGCAGCAGTGGGTTTGCCGCCGTTATCTGGCTTCTTTGGTAAGGTGTGGATTTTGCAGGCAGCTTTGCCGCATCCGTGGCATTGGGTTGTGTTGGCAACGGTGTTGCTGGGCAGTATGCTGTTGCTGATTGCCTTGGCGCGGAGTGGTTCGGTGTTGTTTTACAAGGTCAAGGCTAAGCCAGATGCGGCTGACCCGGTGATAACGGAGACGATTCCGGCCTTTGGGCTGAGCATGGTGGCGGTGTTGTGGTTGCTGGCAGCCGTGCCCTTGCTGGTGGTGTTGGCAAACCCGGTCAGTGCGGTCATGGAGCGGGTGGCGGCGCAAGTGCTGGATGTTTCCGGCTACCAATCGGCTGTATTTGCCCCAGCAGTGGGAGGTAAGTGA
- a CDS encoding Na+/H+ antiporter subunit C, giving the protein MELLIALSIGVLVACGVYLVLRASTFPVVMGLTLLSYATNLFLFAMGRLAIGVPAVIRPDATVYADPLPQALVLTAIVIAFGMTAFAIVLALKARGETGSDHVDGEVDS; this is encoded by the coding sequence ATGGAATTGTTGATTGCCTTGAGTATCGGGGTTTTGGTGGCTTGCGGGGTGTATCTGGTGTTACGTGCCAGTACGTTTCCGGTGGTGATGGGGCTGACCTTGTTGTCGTATGCGACTAACCTGTTTTTGTTTGCGATGGGGCGTTTGGCGATTGGTGTGCCTGCGGTGATCCGCCCGGATGCAACGGTTTACGCTGACCCGTTGCCGCAAGCCTTGGTGCTGACCGCGATTGTGATTGCGTTTGGGATGACGGCGTTTGCAATTGTACTGGCGCTGAAAGCACGCGGGGAAACTGGCAGTGACCATGTGGATGGCGAGGTGGATTCATGA